One Fuerstiella marisgermanici DNA window includes the following coding sequences:
- a CDS encoding prenyltransferase/squalene oxidase repeat-containing protein yields MSEAASNTSEPTSRSREDFVRLLRSKAEDAAHASVHHASLSQQYMELSQKFAQLAEQADSTGLAELQQTLASLEGQVPNTTSETNTPARNSQPSDAPNKVPSPHFAGTATPTSDSNDGLRDEPSGVANPVSPTDPSAAKAPSKSKGGRRPKTRKLVERFRSAQPMAKRRVKIKAKKSDLKPKQRSAAEELKKGSSSIATSTLLFAVLVFLLSLYTWQLEIDTPLNPIMAAFASEVKPVEEPLPIEPPEEEIGEQTEKVVEDPVDEPEEEKPDESEPEPEEEMAEPPAENIEAEMAEAPLPEVVNGTEPAAAEATDAVDMASLNNRSDAGRKAMLQKFGGSAASENAVQLGLEWLLSVQHPQGYWDFVSVGPAGSAGTVNNPIGGTAYALLPFLAAGQTHKEGSYQKQVGAGLAYLASVGVNAPAGYDLRGMLNKQSKDKEPNEAYYVHGAATLALCEAYGMTNDRRLKKAAEGAVKFIVNSQDPRGGGWRYNPHDAGSTSVTAIQVMALVAAKKAGIKVPDATFKGVMHYLDSVQVDGEGRYGYEINKKKYTGAVTAMALLCRIYCGWGRDDGDMRAGIALLDKAGPYDNLYSLYFATQVMKNWGGAEWERWNTRFSNDLVAQQETEGPAKGSWKPRTGAIHAKQGGRLLTTALATLTLQVYYRYKPLLPEENGPPVNAAKSAA; encoded by the coding sequence ATGTCAGAGGCCGCGAGCAACACTTCGGAACCAACGTCACGATCTCGCGAAGATTTCGTGCGCCTGCTGCGCAGTAAGGCTGAAGACGCGGCTCATGCGTCCGTACACCACGCGTCGCTCTCGCAGCAGTATATGGAGCTGTCTCAGAAGTTCGCGCAGTTGGCCGAACAAGCCGATTCGACCGGGCTGGCTGAACTGCAACAAACGCTGGCTTCGCTGGAAGGACAGGTCCCCAACACGACGTCGGAGACCAATACGCCGGCACGCAACTCACAGCCGTCCGATGCCCCAAACAAAGTGCCGTCGCCGCACTTTGCGGGTACTGCAACGCCAACGTCAGATTCGAACGATGGATTGCGTGATGAACCGTCGGGCGTGGCGAATCCTGTTTCGCCGACGGACCCTTCAGCTGCGAAGGCTCCGTCGAAAAGTAAAGGCGGCCGCCGGCCGAAGACTCGCAAACTGGTCGAACGATTTCGGTCCGCTCAGCCAATGGCGAAGCGGCGAGTCAAAATCAAGGCGAAGAAATCGGACCTCAAACCAAAGCAACGGTCAGCAGCGGAGGAACTTAAGAAGGGCAGTAGCTCCATTGCGACGAGTACACTGCTGTTTGCGGTGCTGGTGTTCTTGCTGAGTCTCTATACATGGCAATTGGAAATCGACACGCCGCTGAATCCGATCATGGCTGCCTTTGCATCCGAAGTGAAACCGGTGGAGGAACCTCTGCCGATTGAGCCACCAGAAGAAGAAATCGGTGAGCAAACCGAAAAGGTTGTTGAAGATCCTGTGGACGAACCTGAGGAGGAAAAACCGGACGAATCTGAACCGGAACCCGAAGAGGAAATGGCGGAACCACCTGCCGAAAATATTGAAGCGGAAATGGCCGAGGCGCCACTGCCGGAAGTTGTCAACGGCACGGAACCTGCCGCCGCGGAAGCAACGGATGCGGTCGACATGGCGTCGCTCAACAATCGCAGCGATGCGGGACGCAAGGCAATGCTGCAGAAGTTCGGCGGTTCTGCAGCCAGCGAGAACGCCGTTCAATTGGGACTGGAATGGCTTCTTTCCGTGCAGCATCCCCAGGGCTATTGGGACTTCGTCAGCGTGGGACCAGCAGGCAGTGCGGGCACCGTCAACAATCCGATCGGCGGCACAGCCTACGCGCTGTTGCCGTTTCTCGCGGCCGGGCAAACTCACAAAGAAGGCAGCTATCAAAAGCAGGTTGGGGCCGGTCTGGCGTATCTGGCCAGCGTCGGCGTCAACGCTCCGGCGGGCTACGACCTTCGAGGCATGTTGAACAAGCAAAGCAAAGACAAGGAACCGAACGAAGCCTACTACGTTCACGGCGCCGCGACTCTGGCACTGTGTGAAGCATACGGCATGACGAATGATCGTCGATTAAAGAAGGCGGCCGAAGGCGCGGTCAAGTTCATCGTCAATTCTCAGGACCCGCGCGGCGGAGGCTGGCGCTACAATCCTCATGACGCCGGTTCCACTTCGGTGACCGCCATTCAGGTGATGGCGTTGGTGGCGGCGAAGAAAGCAGGCATCAAAGTACCGGACGCCACCTTCAAAGGCGTCATGCATTATCTGGACAGCGTGCAGGTCGACGGCGAAGGTCGCTACGGTTATGAGATCAATAAGAAAAAGTACACGGGAGCAGTCACAGCCATGGCGCTGCTATGCCGCATCTACTGCGGTTGGGGGCGAGACGACGGTGACATGCGAGCCGGCATCGCCCTACTGGACAAGGCTGGCCCATACGACAATCTCTACAGTCTGTACTTTGCGACTCAGGTGATGAAGAACTGGGGCGGAGCTGAATGGGAACGCTGGAACACTCGTTTTAGCAACGACCTTGTCGCTCAACAGGAAACCGAAGGTCCAGCCAAAGGAAGCTGGAAACCCCGCACCGGCGCGATTCACGCCAAGCAGGGCGGTCGCCTGCTAACAACCGCCCTGGCGACGCTCACCCTGCAAGTCTACTACCGCTACAAGCCGCTGCTGCCGGAAGAGAATGGCCCGCCGGTGAACGCCGCGAAGTCGGCGGCTTGA